A stretch of Arachis hypogaea cultivar Tifrunner chromosome 15, arahy.Tifrunner.gnm2.J5K5, whole genome shotgun sequence DNA encodes these proteins:
- the LOC140179448 gene encoding formin-like protein 8 yields MRASGLLLKFLEAILKAGNRMNAGTSRGNAQGFNLSALRKLPDVKSIDGKTSLLHFIVEQVAQSEGRREAMNQKHNIPKINGDISNSNENNNSLVQHETEKEYLMLGLQVLLGGIKDELSEVKKAAIIDHQNFIRMLYILNARVSEIREIVTKCCGENNERGGFVKEMKGFVEECEEELKVVKDEHLRIMELVKKTNEYYLGGGGGSNPFELFLIVRDLVHEEPPLVHHGRSHKQRP; encoded by the coding sequence ATGAGGGCTAGTGGCCTATTACTGAAGTTTCTTGAGGCAATTCTCAAAGCTGGAAACCGGATGAATGCCGGAACTTCTAGGGGAAATGCACAAGGTTTCAACCTAAGTGCTCTTAGGAAGCTTCCTGATGTGAAAAGCATTGATGGGAAGACTAGTTTGCTACACTTCATTGTAGAGCAGGTGGCTCAGtcagaaggaagaagagaagctATGAATCAAAAGCATAACATTCCCAAAATCAACGGTGATATAAGCAACTCCAATGAAAACAATAATAGCCTTGTGCAACATGAGACAGAGAAAGAGTATCTGATGCTTGGTTTACAAGTGTTATTGGGAGGTATAAAGGATGAGTTATCTGAAGTAAAGAAAGCAGCAATAATTGATCATCAGAATTTCATTAGGATGTTATACATTCTCAATGCTCGTGTTAGCGAAATTCGAGAGATTGTAACCAAATGTTGTGGCGAGAACAATGAGAGAGGTGGATTTGTTAAGGAAATGAAAGGGTTTGTAGAGGAATGTGAGGAGGAGCTTAAAGTTGTGAAAGATGAACACCTTAGGATCATGGAGCTTGTGAAGAAAACCAATGAGTATTATCTAGGAGGTGGAGGAGGATCAAACCCCTTTGAACTGTTTCTTATTGTGAGAGATCTTGTGCATGAAGAACCCCCCCTCGTTCATCATGGACGATCGCACAAGCAGCGGCCATGA
- the LOC112749366 gene encoding uncharacterized GPI-anchored protein At4g28100-like, with translation MCNDSSSTTTFQTLKPILPNKSPGPGPSHPSTATIPAFPEQSDVKGCPLTLSDELFDSIKNACGGGGGGGSDMELHRTRCCPVLASWLYSAYSSTALTHSHTHTSSLSYEMPLLPDDSETCVNDLENALKVRGIQLKRPNETCDVVFCFCGIRLHPLSCPDAFSVNENGELVGNKTVRRLEKNCISRTNNVNGFPGLGGCSKCLNTLYRVSFLLIFSQNR, from the coding sequence ATGTGCAATGactcatcatcaacaacaaccttTCAAACCCTTAAGCCCATCCTCCCAAACAAAAGCCCAGGCCCAGGCCCATCTCATCCATCAACAGCGACCATCCCTGCATTCCCTGAACAATCTGATGTCAAAGGTTGCCCCTTGACACTCTCAGATGAACTCTTTGACAGTATAAAGAATGCTTGTGgaggcggtggtggtggtggttctgaCATGGAGCTCCACCGCACACGGTGCTGCCCTGTTCTTGCATCATGGTTATACTCTGCATATTCTTCCACTGCATTAACCCATAGCCATACCCACACATCATCATTGTCATATGAGATGCCATTGTTACCAGATGACTCGGAAACATGTgtgaatgacttagagaatgcaTTGAAAGTGAGAGGGATTCAGCTGAAAAGACCCAATGAGACATGTGATGTTGTGTTCTGCTTCTGTGGGATAAGACTTCACCCTCTGAGTTGCCCAGATGCATTTTCAGTTAATGAAAATGGTGAACTTGTTGGGAATAAAACTGTGAGAAGGTTAGAGAAGAATTGCATCAGTAGAACCAACAATGTCAATGGCTTCCCTGGTCTTGGTGGCTGCTCCAAGTGCTTGAACACACTCTACAGGGTCAGTTTTCTATTAATCTTTTcccaaaatagataa